GTTGTCCGACACCAGCACCAGCGTGTCGTGCCCGTTGGCGAGCTTCGGGCCCCAGGTCATTCCCTCGATGTTGTCGAGCTTCTTCAGGCCCAGCGTGTTGAGGTTGAGCACCAGGCGCTTCTGCACGGGCATGTAGTCGGCGCCGGCCAGGCTCGCGATGGCGCGGACGTCGGTGGCACCGGCGGTGTCGATCTGGTAGAGCCGGATGTAGTTGACGTAGACGCCGTCGGCACCCTGCACGCCCGAGCGTTCGATCACGAGGAACTGGTGGTCGTTGATTGCCAGCATCTCCGAGACGCCGTTGTCCGCCGACTTGCCGGCGGCCGGTGCCGCGGGCAAGGCATCGATCGGGTACGCGACCTGGCGCAGCAGGTTGCCGGCGCGGTCGTACTGGGTGAAGCGCGAGACCGCGCCGCTGGCGATGGTCGGCAACGGGCCGTCTTCGTAGATCGGCGCCTCCATGCCTACCCACAGGCTCTTGCCGTCCGCGGCGAAGCTCAGGGCTTCGAAGGTCGCGTTGTTGCGCGAGCCTTTTTCCTCGGCCGGGAACATCTTGAACATGGGAATGGACGGCAGGATCGTGGCCGCCTGCCCGTCCTTGCCCATCTTCGCGACGAAGGGGTTCAGGCTCTTGGTGCGGTCGCCCTCGCTGCCCCACCACAAGGCACCGTCCTGCGGGTCGACGCGAAAGGATTCGGGGTCGGCCACGGTGCCGCCGGGCGCCGGGTCGCTGCTCGGATAGGGCTTGCCACCCGCGTCCTTCAGCGTGACGGACGAGCGGATCTGGATCGACGAGAAGCTCGTCGCGTCGTAGGCCAGTTCGGCCGTATG
This region of Variovorax sp. RKNM96 genomic DNA includes:
- a CDS encoding esterase-like activity of phytase family protein; protein product: MSSLPPASFFSSSFAAPVFRILVASAVLALAACGGGSDGGSGFFLPPVASTPPPAPAPAPAPPAPPAERTVESVGLIGEQLLANDLKVDGFVVGGLSGVDYDPVTGTWYFLSDDRTASRFHTAELAYDATSFSSIQIRSSVTLKDAGGKPYPSSDPAPGGTVADPESFRVDPQDGALWWGSEGDRTKSLNPFVAKMGKDGQAATILPSIPMFKMFPAEEKGSRNNATFEALSFAADGKSLWVGMEAPIYEDGPLPTIASGAVSRFTQYDRAGNLLRQVAYPIDALPAAPAAGKSADNGVSEMLAINDHQFLVIERSGVQGADGVYVNYIRLYQIDTAGATDVRAIASLAGADYMPVQKRLVLNLNTLGLKKLDNIEGMTWGPKLANGHDTLVLVSDNNFNAASQITQVLAFEVVGK